The DNA window AAGGCCAGGAAACTCCTGGCTTTTTTATTTCTTCAAGTTATTACTTTAGTCTATCAAAACCTACGTATTTTTAAAAAAATCTTTTAAATTCAATCAAGTGAAATGTCACTTAAATCCACAGCGAGATCCAAAAACTGAAAATTACTGAAATCTGTTTCAATCTTTTTGTAAGTATCCCTGTAATCCGCACCATTCACTTTTAGAGATCTTCCGACATACTGATTATGTCACCTGAGGAGATCGCTATGCGTAAGATCCGATTCACCGAGCACCAGATCATCGCCGTCCTGAAATCAGTCGAGGCTGGCAGGACCGTCAAAGATGTCTGTCGCGAGGCCGCTATTTCCGAAGCCAGCTACTACAACTGGAAAGCGAAATATGGCGGCATGGAAGCCGCTGATATCAAAAAATCAAAGATCTTGAGGACGAGAATCGTCGTCTGAAGCAGATGTTTGCCGATCTGAGTCTGGAATGCCGGGCGCTGAAAGACGTCATCGAAAAAAAGCTTTAAACCAGCGATAAAGCGTGAGCTTGTCAACTATTTGACCGCGCAGTTTACGATGAGCATACACCAGGCATGCAGGACGTTATCGCTGAGCAGGACGGTGTTTCGTTATCAACCGGATATGCGACGTGATGAACCGCTGATCCAGAGGCTGACTGAGGCGGCTGAGCGCTATCCCCGCTACGGATTTAAGAAGCTTTTTCAGGTGCTGCGCAGGCAGGGTCACGTCTGGAACCACAAGCGGGTACACCGGATTTACTGTCTGCTGAAACTGAATTTTCGGCGTAAGGGTAAACAACGTCTGCCGGTGCGTAATCCGGCTCCACTGGCAACGCCGGAAGCGCTCAATCAGAGTTGGTCTATCGATTTTATGCACGACGCGCTGGTGTGCGGTCGACGTTTTCGAACCTTCAACGTCGTGGATGATTTTAACCGCGAGGCTTTGGCCATCGAAATTGACCTGAGTATCCCTGCACAGCGGGTCGTCCGGGTGCTGGACAGGATTGTGGCAAACCGTGGATATCCGCTGAAAATGCGGATGGATAATGGGCCGGAACTGATATCACTGGCTTTGGCGCAATGGGCTGAAGACCATGGTGTGATGCTGGAATTTATTAAGCCGGGTAAGCCAACGCAGAACGCATTTATCGAACGGTTTAACCGAACTTACCGGACAGAAATACTGGATTTTTACCTGTTCAGAACGCTGAAAGAAGCACGGGAAATTACGGAACGCTGGCTGAATGAATACAACAGTGAGCGACCCCATGAATCCCTGGATAACCTGACACCGGAAGAGTACCGGCTGATGGCTGAGAAACCGGAAATCTCAAAAAGTGCGTGGAACTAAAGCTGGGATACTTACAGTGCCGCCGCAAATGATCGGGGTTATTCCTGACAACTCCGGCGGATTTGGGGATGTGAGGAAAACCGCGCAGGTGTTTGTACGTAATGAATTAACGCAGTTACAAGAGCGCATGAAGGAGGTTAACGAGTGGATTGGTGAAGAGGTGATCCGTTTATCTAAATATGAATTACCCACCGAATAATAACTATAAAAAAACCTAACAACCCGCACTCACGGGTTATTAGGTGAAAAAATAAAAATCAAGCATACTCATGTTCATGGAAGAACATTGGATCTCCGTTGCTCTCCCCTATTGTTGTTAATATAGGTTGCAATTCATCACGAGTACACCCAAACTGCCAACAAACAAGAATTCGTTTATCATTTAGATGTGCCTTATATGATTGCGTTCTATGTATAGTATCTGTACCATCAAAAAGAATTGCCTCACCTTCTTTATACTTATGTACAGTTGAAAGCTCATCATAGTTATCATAATCGTCACGATGAGCTGATGTCGTCTCTAAACCGCCGAAGTATGGCTGAAAAGGGAATAAGGGAGTAAGTAACGTACCACTCTCATTCCCCTCCAATCCTTCATGATAGAAGTCAGAATGCCACCGTCCTGTTGGATAGCTACCAATCGTCTCAATAATATTTGCTTGCACAACTCGCATAGTTCCTCTGTCATTTCCGATGATATCTCTACTAAGCGCAAGCTCACAACCATCTAGAACATCACGAAAAATCTTCAAAGCGCCTGGTGACTTTGCAAAATACCATCTCATACTAACAGAGTTAAACTCCTCACTATAATCCTCATGTGCTTTGATGCCAATATCCACTGAAGGATCTAAAGAATCCCTAAGTATATCTAAATATAACTCTCTTATAGGCTCAAGGGCATCAAATGAAAAAGCCAATTTTGTTACACCATTAGTTAGAAATTCACTTTTTTTTGACATGATTCATCCTTATTAAAGGCTCTTAGTACTTAAGAGCCTTGTCATGGTTATTAGCTTACGCAAACGCCATATTATAACGAACTTCCGCCGCCATACGGCTGGCTTGGTTTCCGCCGCCATGCGGGCTGGCTTGGTTTCCGCTGCCATACGCGCTGGCTTGGTTTCCGCTGCCATACGCGCTGGCTTGGTTTCCGCCGCCATACGGGCTGGCTTGGTTTCCGCCGCCATGCGAGCTGGCTTGGTTTCCGCTGCCATGCGAGCTGGCTTGGGTTTCCGCTGCCATGCGAGCTGGCTTGGTTTCCGCTGCCATGCGGGCTGGCTTGGTTTCCGCTGCCATGCGGGCTGGCTTGGTTTCCGCCGCCATGCGGGCTGGCTTGGTTTCCGCCGCCATGCGGGCTGGCTTGGTTTCCGCTGCCATACGCGCTGGCTTGGTTTCCGCTGCCATACGTGCTGGCTTGGTTTCCGCTGCCATACGCGCTGGCTTGGTTTCCGCTGCCATACGGGCTGGCTTGGTTTCCGCTGCCATACGGGCTGGCTTGGTTTCCGCTGCCATACGGGCTGGCTTGGTTTCCGCTGCCATACGGGCTGGCTTGGTTTCCGCTGCCATACGCGCTGGCTTGGTTTCCGCTGCCATACGGGCTGGCTTGGTTTCCGCTGCCATACGCGCTGGCTTGGTTTCCGCTGCCATACGCGCTGGCTTGGTTTCCGCTGCCATACGCGCTGGCTTGGTTTCCGCTGCCATACGCGCTGGCTTGGTTTCTGCTGCTAAACGATTTTTTTTACCCACAATGCTTACATTTTGCATTTTATCTGTCCTTAATAATGATTATTAATGCTAATAGTGCCTATGCACTCCTACGAACAATGCCCAATATAAATTTAGGCATTGAATTTATGACTACCCAATTATTTCTTATAAATAACCTTAGCAGTAAAATAGGTTGCAAGAACAATCGAAGCAATCGCAAAACAGAAAAGATAACTTGAAGATAAACTATAAAGATATGTACCCATTGCAGGCCCTAAAACATACCCAAATGCAGAAGCACCAAAAAGAAAACCTGCAACGCCACTTTGCTCATCATTACTCACAGCCAATGATGCTGCTGACTGAATAGATGGAATCAGCATTCCAAACCCCACCCCCAGCAATCCTGAAGAAGCATTTATAACCATTGAATAATGATATGGGAAAATCATCCCCAAAAAACCCAACACACATGCAGAAGAACCAAAAAATAAGAAGTGCCTTAGCAGATGGTTTAAATATTTGAATGTAAACCAACTGAGTAAACACCATCGAAACAGCCATTATTGAAATAGTAATCCCGGTTTTAGCCACAGCTCTTGCCGGATCCAATGAAAATAGGTCCTGAATATAAAATGATATGGTTTGCTGGAAAGATGAAAAGGCTATGTAAGTTAAGGCGATCCCTATAAACACAGGAAGTACTCTTCCATCATTTATTCTGATGGTTTTATTTTCTTTCATCGACGCACTTACAGATTCTACTTTATCTTTAGAAAGTACAAAAAAGCCCAATATGGTCCCAATAAAAGAAATCACTGCAGCCACATATATTGGCAATAACAGTGAGAATGAACCTAATGACGAACCTAATAAAGGACCAATTATCGATCCAATACCATATGCGGACGCAATAAGTGCCATCCCCGCCCCACGTTCCTTTCTATTTGTACTTTCCGCAATATAGGTCATCGCCGAAGGATGAATTCCTGCTGTTAACGCTCCTGTTAAACATCTAACAAACAATAAAGACAAAAATGCTGCAGTGATAGAAAGGTAATGACTCAAACTAATCTTTAAAACCAAAGCTAAAACCAACGTTCCTATCGTATAGAATATCATTCCAGCCAAGTAAGAATTCCTGCTCCCGAATGTTCTAATTAGCTTTCCCCACATACCTGAGCACAGTGTTATAACTAATGCTGCAATTGTAACAATCATTCCAACACTAAACTCAGTCAAACCAATCTCTCTGCTCGCTGGCCCGAGGATGGTATAGAGTAATGTTTGCCCGATACCCACGCATACTAACCCTATAATTAGAGTTATATGATGCATTAGCTCTGGATTTGATTTGTTTTCTGATACATTAGCATCTGCTTGAGTCATCGATGTCAGCATCCGTCCATGTTAATGAATTGTTACCACATAAAACTACAAATGTTAAATGCGCCTTAAGATTTGAGGTTAATTTATAACTAAATCAATTCAAAAACATTTTTGTTTAAAACGTTAAAAACAAAACTTAAAACCATTAAGAAACATAAAATGAATCACAAAATGAAATTAATGACACTTAAATTGTAAAATTTTAGATTTTTATGCTTATAAAAACTTTCATCATAGAACATTTTCATACTATTAATAGCTACTCGTTTGATATTGCATAACATTTTTCTAAACATAAAAATTCATTAAGATAATTCGTAACTAGTTCTTATGTGATTTTAGAAAAAAGTTGAAAACACCTGAAGTGTGGTCTACATGAAAGCTAGCTATAACTAATCTCTTTCTACTAACCTATTACCTTTACACCGCACTGCCCGCTTCATGTATCGCTTTTAATGCACTTGCATGATCCAGCGCGATCCGCGTCAGTGCTAACGCTGCGTATTCCTTATTATGGCTGGATCACATACGGGGAGCGGGTCAAGAATCCGACATTACTAACTGAGCGTTGTATCTAATCCTGGGGGCAGGTCATGGGTTTTTTATTGCCTGAATAAACTCCGCAGGAGAAAAATCACAGGGTTTGCGAGTAGCTAACCCATTTCGACATGTCCTGATGGGAGATATTTCCACCGCACACTACCATCCCAATGACGGCGTTAGCAGGAAGATTGGGGGCAATGGCCATAGCCGCAGGGATCAGCGTCCCGGACGCCAGTTCAACCCATAATTTTGCATCTTCGCCAAAGGCCACCATTCCCTCTACCGCTGCCTTATCCGATACCACAACCACTTCCTCGATATAAGCTTGAGCATGGGCCAGCATCATTTCATCAATGACAGGCACGCCGAGGGTAGAGATAATTGAAGTCACCTCAATGTTCACCGGTTTGCCGGCGCGCAATGCCTGGTGCATCGAACTTGCCCCAGAGGTTTCAACCCCCCAAATTCTCATTTCTGGCTTTATGGCTTTTAGCGCAGTAGCCACACCAGCCAGCATACCGCCGCCGCCCACCGCAACCAGGACATCGGTAAGTTCCGGGCAATCGGCAATGAACTCAAGTGCCAGGGTTCCGTGTCCTTCAGCAATCAGCGAGTCGTTGCAATCATCAATGACTACGTATCCCTGGTCAGCCAAAGCCTTGGCCCGCTCAAACGCAGCGTGAACATCAGATTCCACGATAACAGAGCTGCCCAGTTCACCCACCCGGTCAATGGCGGTTGCCGGGGCACTTTTCGGCATAATAATAGTGACATCAGCCCCAAAGATCTTCGCCGCCTCGGCTATCGCAATGCCAAAATTACCGCCGCTCACCGCCACAAACCGGTTATCTTTAACATTATCCGCCAGGCTCAAAAATTTGTTAAGCACGCCCCTGGCTTTAAAAGAGCCCCCCAACTGAGTATTTTCAAGTTTCAGGAAAACCGGCCTCTGTAGTTTTTCAGTCAGTTTCGGTGCTGGAATAGTGGCGGTGCGAATAACTTTCCCGTTGAGCCGTTCTGCTGCTTCAGTAATGGCGCTAAATTCAATTAATTTTGTCATTTTTGCCCAGTCAGGTGAATTTTATTGTTGCGCATATAAAGCTGACATTTTAATCCTGCAGCCTTTATCGGAATACACGTCAAACTACAGACTTTTACTGCCGTTTTCTATTGCTTCACGCCAGGGTGCGATAAACAAAAAAAACCGTCCGAGGGGCAATGGCCAACGGCGCAATGCACTCTCCAGACGGGTTCATTTTCGGGTAATCACTTAGCCGTGCTAATGGTTAGCACGCATCGGTATTACTTCTGTTCTGCCTTGCTGACGGTGTCTTCGGCTTTCCACACGCGGTATTTCACTTCCACGTCTTTCGGTGCGTAGACCACGATTGGCAGGCGGCTGTTGTAACGTTGCATGGCAGCGTCACCCAGGTTGGCAGCGATAAATTTCTGCTGTTTGGTATTGTCCGGGCAAGCCATCATGGTGGAAGCCGGCTCAGACAGTTTTTCCACTACCAGGTAGTCGTAACCCCAACCGGAAAGGGTTTTGGTTTCCAGCGTACCGCCAATCATGTGGCGGTTACAGTCCACTTCCAGCGTTTTGCCAATCAGCAGTTCAACCTTGAAATTCTCTTCGTGTTCCTGCTTCGGCAGGTAAATCACCTGGCGGCTCATGCCCTTTTCGGCTTTCGGGTAAGGAGCGACCTTTTCCAGCGGTTGCTTGCTGATATCGGTGTCTTCGGACGAGGTAGCAGCAATGGCGCTGGCGGAAACGGCCATCAGCAGGCCGGAAAATACAACGGATGCCTTGTTCATGTTTATATCCCTACAATTTATTAAATGCTCCGGGCATAAGCTAATACACTACCGGCAAGCTCGCCAGTAGTTTAATCTTCTTTACAATATGCAATGGCCAGTGGCAATAACCCACCAATGGCCATTAATTAGGGTAAATCATTAACGAGTTGCGTTTTTGGCGATATAAGCTTTCACCACCTGATAGACATAATCCTGGCACGCCAGGCCAGTCTGCGGATCGTATTTACCCTGATTGGTTATATTGTTGGACAACACGCGGATGCCGACAAAAGGGATGTTGAAGGATGCGGCGATCTGCGCAGCGGAGGCGGTCTCCATCTCTTCAACCGAGGTATGATAGTTTTCGTGGAAGTAACCAATACGGTCCAGTTCACTGTTCCACACATCGGCGGAGCCGATAACCCCTTCAACCACCTTGCCCTGTGTATAGCCACTCTTCACACTTTCAGCTATCGCCAACAGTTTGGCGTCAGCCGGAAACTGACGGATGCTGTGGGCATTTTTATCTTCACCGGCACTGCCTTTCGAAGCCAGTAAATCCATCGGCTGCCATTGTCGCGAGTCACTGCCTTCCCCCGCCGCCTTCTTCGGTGTTTTAAACGCGCCCAGGCTGACCGAATACTTGCCCAATACGATGTCGTACACCTTCAGCGCCGGGTCGTGGCCACCGGCAGTTCCCTGATTGATAATTGCTACCGGATGAAATTGGGTTGCGGCAATAGCCGTCGCGGCCGCTGCATTCGACATGCCTTTCAGGGTTTCTGACACCACCACCGGATAGCCATCCACCGTGCCGCGCCAGAAACGCCAACCGCCAATCTGCTCTTCACGCGGGTTTTCCAGGCGTTGGGCAAAACGTTCTGCCTCTACCGGCATCGCGCCCTGCACCACAATCGGCCCGGTAACCTGCGCTGATACCAAAGGGGAAAAAACCGCACTACAGGCTGCCAACAGCGCCAAATTCAATTTTCTTGTCATCACCACATCATTCCAATAAAAAGCAAACGATTACCTTAGCCGAAAGCCAATAATCCGCCTATTGCTTTCTTAAGCTCGGTACTCTGGGCATTAAGGTTTTCTTAAGACAGAATTATTACAGTGGCAACATCCGTTAATGTCACCGAGCCTGCGCGTGAACCCAAAACCTTCATTAAATCAATCCTCAACAACACCCCAAATTAAGACTAACGCCCTTTACTCCCTGCCGGCATCCTTTTACCGTTGGCAGGTTTTGGGATTGGTAGTCAGTGGCTTGCTGTTCCTTTGGCTGTCGCGTAACGAACAATTGGACTGGGCTGTCAGCAATTACTGGTTCGATGCCACCAGCGGACATTTCCCCTGGCAGAACGATCGCTGGCTGGACCTGATTAACCACCGTTTGCTGAAAATTGGCGTTATTACCGGTGCGGTGCTGGCGCTGTTTTGGGGCATTTACCGCCGTAACCCGCGCATGATCGTCAGCATGTTGCTGATCGGCATTGGCCCATTGGTGGTCGGCATTCTTAAAGCTACCAGCGCACATTCCTGCCCATGGGATTTGATCGAATACGGCGGCAAGGCGATGTCCTACCCGCTGTTCGGCACCATTCCGACAGAGCCCGGGCCGGGCCGTTGCTTCCCTGGTGGTCATGCCTCCAGCGGTTTTGCGGTGATGGCGCTGTTTTTCCTGTTTTATCCGCAACGCCCGCGCCTGGCCTACTGGTGCTGGTTCGGCGGTATTGCGCTCGGCATGCTGATGGGTTTTGGTCAGGTGATGCGCGGCGCACATTTTCTTACCCATAACCTGTGGGCGGGTTGGTGGGTTTGGCTCAGCCAACTGGCTGTTTATTGGATGGTGAGCGGGTATCTCCGCCGCAAGACGAGGTAAATATTATGGAGCAATTGAATTATCTTCTTTTCGCC is part of the Serratia quinivorans genome and encodes:
- the mtnN_1 gene encoding 5'-methylthioadenosine/S-adenosylhomocysteine nucleosidase codes for the protein MTRKLNLALLAACSAVFSPLVSAQVTGPIVVQGAMPVEAERFAQRLENPREEQIGGWRFWRGTVDGYPVVVSETLKGMSNAAAATAIAATQFHPVAIINQGTAGGHDPALKVYDIVLGKYSVSLGAFKTPKKAAGEGSDSRQWQPMDLLASKGSAGEDKNAHSIRQFPADAKLLAIAESVKSGYTQGKVVEGVIGSADVWNSELDRIGYFHENYHTSVEEMETASAAQIAASFNIPFVGIRVLSNNITNQGKYDPQTGLACQDYVYQVVKAYIAKNATR
- the eco gene encoding Ecotin precursor, with product MNKASVVFSGLLMAVSASAIAATSSEDTDISKQPLEKVAPYPKAEKGMSRQVIYLPKQEHEENFKVELLIGKTLEVDCNRHMIGGTLETKTLSGWGYDYLVVEKLSEPASTMMACPDNTKQQKFIAANLGDAAMQRYNSRLPIVVYAPKDVEVKYRVWKAEDTVSKAEQK
- the ymfD_2 gene encoding Bacillibactin exporter, with the protein product MTQADANVSENKSNPELMHHITLIIGLVCVGIGQTLLYTILGPASREIGLTEFSVGMIVTIAALVITLCSGMWGKLIRTFGSRNSYLAGMIFYTIGTLVLALVLKISLSHYLSITAAFLSLLFVRCLTGALTAGIHPSAMTYIAESTNRKERGAGMALIASAYGIGSIIGPLLGSSLGSFSLLLPIYVAAVISFIGTILGFFVLSKDKVESVSASMKENKTIRINDGRVLPVFIGIALTYIAFSSFQQTISFYIQDLFSLDPARAVAKTGITISIMAVSMVFTQLVYIQIFKPSAKALLIFWFFCMCVGFFGDDFPISLFNGYKCFFRIAGGGVWNADSIYSVSSIIGCE
- a CDS encoding Transposase, producing MRKIRFTEHQIIAVLKSVEAGRTVKDVCREAAISEASYYNWKAKYGGMEAADIKKSKILRTRIVV
- a CDS encoding PAP2 (acid phosphatase) superfamily protein gives rise to the protein MSPSLRVNPKPSLNQSSTTPQIKTNALYSLPASFYRWQVLGLVVSGLLFLWLSRNEQLDWAVSNYWFDATSGHFPWQNDRWLDLINHRLLKIGVITGAVLALFWGIYRRNPRMIVSMLLIGIGPLVVGILKATSAHSCPWDLIEYGGKAMSYPLFGTIPTEPGPGRCFPGGHASSGFAVMALFFLFYPQRPRLAYWCWFGGIALGMLMGFGQVMRGAHFLTHNLWAGWWVWLSQLAVYWMVSGYLRRKTR
- a CDS encoding phage portal protein, PBSX family, whose product is MPPQMIGVIPDNSGGFGDVRKTAQVFVRNELTQLQERMKEVNEWIGEEVIRLSKYELPTE
- a CDS encoding Plasmodium histidine-rich protein (HRPII/III) encodes the protein MQNVSIVGKKNRLAAETKPARMAAETKPARMAAETKPARMAAETKPARMAAETKPARMAAETKPARMAAETKPARMAAETKPARMAAETKPARMAAETKPARMAAETKPARMAAETKPARMAAETKPARMAAETKPARMAAETKPARMAAETKPARMAAETKPARMAAETKPARMAAETQASSHGSGNQASSHGGGNQASPYGGGNQASAYGSGNQASAYGSGNQASPHGGGNQASRMAAEVRYNMAFA
- the psdht gene encoding Phenylserine dehydratase, with the translated sequence MTKLIEFSAITEAAERLNGKVIRTATIPAPKLTEKLQRPVFLKLENTQLGGSFKARGVLNKFLSLADNVKDNRFVAVSGGNFGIAIAEAAKIFGADVTIIMPKSAPATAIDRVGELGSSVIVESDVHAAFERAKALADQGYVVIDDCNDSLIAEGHGTLALEFIADCPELTDVLVAVGGGGMLAGVATALKAIKPEMRIWGVETSGASSMHQALRAGKPVNIEVTSIISTLGVPVIDEMMLAHAQAYIEEVVVVSDKAAVEGMVAFGEDAKLWVELASGTLIPAAMAIAPNLPANAVIGMVVCGGNISHQDMSKWVSYSQTL